In one Candidatus Woesearchaeota archaeon genomic region, the following are encoded:
- a CDS encoding histidine phosphatase family protein has product MKHVFALRHAQKNLLTGGITKKGEEECAMIGKLLPEFAITISSPRKRCSETAKLIVNHDPKIEKDADIEFDSGTELAQLIRNILKKLQDGQSALIVTHSPCLEPAYALLQNKIPLQESIHFRSLEGFIVDEKKRVKLFVRESQ; this is encoded by the coding sequence ATGAAACACGTCTTTGCCCTTCGCCATGCGCAAAAAAATCTTCTCACTGGCGGGATTACGAAAAAAGGAGAAGAAGAATGCGCGATGATTGGAAAGCTTCTCCCTGAATTCGCAATCACGATTTCATCACCAAGAAAACGATGTAGTGAAACAGCAAAATTAATTGTGAATCATGATCCAAAAATAGAAAAAGACGCGGATATTGAATTTGACAGCGGAACAGAACTTGCGCAATTAATCCGCAACATCCTAAAGAAATTACAAGATGGACAAAGTGCGCTTATTGTGACACACAGTCCATGTCTTGAACCAGCGTACGCGCTTTTGCAAAACAAAATTCCATTACAAGAATCGATTCATTTTCGTTCTTTAGAGGGATTTATTGTGGATGAGAAGAAAAGAGTGAAGTTGTTTGTGCGTGAGTCACAATAG
- a CDS encoding histidine phosphatase family protein, translated as MRIHLFRHGQTSWNKQARLQGQTDIPLDEIGQKQADALASYFAALQLAAVYTSDLVRAQETAQRATQNTYPIITVPYFNERNFGVLEGTAIGEFAGDFRAQLRDPVYCPQGGESHEMVEQRVREGIEKIVASHTPEDEIAIFGHKGTNFHILTTLIGIEQARQYRSGDNCAGLVLLYAQEWSVERTIP; from the coding sequence ATGAGAATTCATCTGTTTCGTCATGGACAAACGTCGTGGAACAAACAAGCACGTCTCCAAGGGCAGACAGATATTCCACTAGACGAAATAGGACAAAAACAAGCTGATGCGCTCGCTTCTTATTTTGCAGCATTGCAACTTGCTGCAGTGTATACCTCCGATTTGGTACGAGCGCAAGAAACTGCGCAACGCGCAACACAAAATACATATCCTATTATTACTGTTCCATATTTTAATGAGAGAAATTTTGGTGTTCTTGAAGGAACAGCCATAGGAGAATTCGCAGGAGATTTCAGAGCACAATTACGAGATCCGGTGTATTGTCCTCAGGGAGGAGAATCGCACGAAATGGTTGAACAGCGAGTTCGCGAAGGAATAGAAAAGATTGTTGCATCTCATACCCCCGAAGATGAAATTGCAATTTTTGGTCACAAAGGAACAAACTTCCATATCCTTACAACACTCATTGGAATTGAACAGGCACGCCAATATCGTTCAGGAGATAATTGTGCTGGTCTTGTTTTACTCTATGCTCAAGAGTGGTCTGTTGAACGAACTATTCCATAA
- a CDS encoding elongation factor EF-2, translating to MVDRVMRLMKQQDKIRNIAICAHIDHGKTTFSDNLLCGAGMMSEELAGQARMLDFHEDEIARGITIDSANVSMVHEYEGHEYLVNLIDTPGHVDFGGDVTRAMRAVDGCIVLVCAVEGIMPQTETVLRQALKERVKPILFINKVDRLIKELQLTPEAMQQRFVNSIMEVNKLIRQIGGEEYGEKFQVNVVDGSVCFGSAFHNWALSVPYMKKKGITLKDVIAAYTGSDPDGHKVLKKKAPIHECILDAVITHLPNPVVAQHYRIPKLWKGELETEEGIALQKCDPNGPLFFVITKIVVDPQAGEISAGRLFGGTIQKGMEVYLNRGKQNLRVQQVFIYNGAKREIVDFATAGNIVGVAGLKAMPGETITQKPTEPFEEISHIFDPVVTKAVEAKKPSDLPRLVEILRMVQKEDPCIKVKINEETGEHLMSGMGELHLEVIENRIKTEKGLDIQTSAPIVVYRETVSKASEIMMGKSPNKHNHLFFKVEPIPQAVIDAIKTGDLPLNSRVKKVDLVMRDKLVAMGFDTKLAAKVKGFFNYNVIFEQTKGQIHLGEIMEMVLDMFEDVMNAGPLAREPCFKVMVSLMDCKLHEDAIHRGPAQLYPAVREGIREAMNAAGPVMFEPVQILQFEAPVDYMGEISKLIANKRGQLLEMDQVGIMVVVKAKLPVGEMIGMSNDLRSATGGRGSSSVIDQMFEKLPGELQMKIITQIRNRKGLSENQ from the coding sequence ATGGTTGATCGCGTTATGCGATTAATGAAACAACAGGATAAAATCCGAAACATTGCAATTTGCGCGCACATTGATCACGGAAAAACAACATTCTCCGATAACCTTCTTTGCGGCGCAGGAATGATGAGCGAGGAATTAGCAGGTCAAGCACGTATGCTTGACTTCCACGAAGACGAAATCGCTCGTGGTATCACTATCGACTCAGCGAACGTTTCCATGGTTCACGAATATGAAGGACACGAATATCTCGTTAACTTAATCGATACTCCTGGTCACGTTGACTTTGGAGGAGACGTTACTCGCGCGATGCGCGCAGTTGATGGGTGTATTGTTCTTGTTTGCGCAGTTGAAGGAATCATGCCGCAGACAGAAACAGTTCTTCGACAAGCATTGAAAGAACGAGTCAAACCAATTCTTTTCATCAATAAAGTTGACCGACTCATTAAGGAATTACAGTTGACTCCTGAAGCAATGCAACAACGATTTGTTAATTCTATCATGGAAGTCAATAAACTTATTCGGCAAATTGGCGGCGAGGAATATGGAGAGAAATTCCAAGTTAACGTTGTCGATGGCAGTGTTTGTTTTGGAAGCGCATTCCACAATTGGGCTCTCTCTGTTCCCTACATGAAGAAAAAAGGAATTACATTGAAAGATGTTATTGCAGCATACACTGGCTCAGATCCAGATGGTCATAAAGTGCTCAAGAAAAAAGCGCCTATTCATGAATGTATTTTAGACGCGGTTATTACGCACTTGCCAAATCCAGTTGTCGCGCAGCATTACAGAATTCCAAAACTCTGGAAAGGAGAACTTGAAACAGAAGAAGGAATTGCCTTACAAAAATGTGATCCAAATGGTCCACTCTTCTTCGTTATCACGAAAATTGTTGTTGATCCACAAGCAGGAGAAATTTCCGCTGGTCGTCTTTTTGGTGGAACGATTCAGAAAGGAATGGAAGTTTACTTGAACAGAGGAAAACAAAATCTTCGTGTTCAGCAGGTTTTCATTTACAACGGCGCGAAGCGAGAAATTGTTGATTTCGCGACTGCTGGAAACATTGTTGGTGTCGCTGGATTAAAAGCAATGCCAGGAGAAACAATCACCCAAAAACCAACAGAGCCATTCGAAGAAATATCACACATCTTTGATCCTGTTGTTACTAAAGCGGTTGAAGCGAAAAAACCAAGTGACCTTCCACGCCTCGTTGAAATTCTTCGCATGGTTCAAAAAGAAGATCCATGTATCAAAGTAAAGATCAACGAAGAAACAGGAGAACACTTGATGAGTGGTATGGGTGAACTGCACCTTGAAGTCATTGAAAATAGAATCAAGACAGAAAAAGGACTTGACATCCAAACCAGCGCGCCAATTGTCGTTTATAGAGAAACAGTTTCCAAAGCATCTGAAATTATGATGGGAAAATCTCCGAACAAGCACAACCATTTGTTCTTCAAGGTTGAGCCAATCCCACAAGCAGTGATTGACGCGATTAAAACAGGTGATTTGCCTTTAAATTCTCGTGTCAAGAAAGTTGATCTTGTTATGCGAGACAAACTTGTCGCGATGGGTTTTGACACAAAACTCGCAGCGAAAGTCAAAGGGTTCTTTAATTACAACGTGATCTTTGAACAGACTAAAGGACAGATTCACCTTGGTGAAATCATGGAAATGGTTCTTGACATGTTTGAAGATGTCATGAACGCGGGTCCACTCGCGCGTGAGCCCTGCTTTAAAGTTATGGTTTCGTTGATGGACTGTAAGTTGCACGAAGACGCAATCCACAGAGGTCCTGCGCAGTTGTACCCTGCTGTTCGTGAAGGTATTCGCGAAGCAATGAACGCTGCTGGTCCTGTGATGTTCGAACCAGTACAGATTTTGCAATTCGAAGCGCCAGTGGATTACATGGGAGAAATTTCCAAATTGATCGCGAACAAACGTGGTCAGTTATTGGAGATGGATCAAGTGGGAATCATGGTTGTTGTCAAGGCAAAACTTCCAGTTGGAGAAATGATTGGCATGAGCAACGACTTGCGTTCCGCTACTGGTGGACGAGGAAGCTCCTCTGTTATTGACCAGATGTTTGAAAAACTGCCTGGTGAATTGCAGATGAAGATTATTACCCAAATCCGAAACAGAAAAGGTTTGAGTGAGAATCAGTAG